Below is a window of Populus trichocarpa isolate Nisqually-1 chromosome 3, P.trichocarpa_v4.1, whole genome shotgun sequence DNA.
AATCGATCCACCATCTCAGGGGTTAGGTAATTGGTCCAATCCCCCACTTCACCTCTTCTAAAGAGAATCTTGTTCTCAAGGTTTCCGAGAGACCTACCAGTCTTGTTGATCTCTTTGTCCTTCAAATTACTGAAGCTACACAACTTTGATATTCCTTCTACAACCCCATCTGCCTCTTCTTCCAAGGAAAAAGGACAGCCCAGGAACTCAGCTAACCTTTTCATCTGAGAATTAATGTCTTCTTTCATGTCCTCATACGTGAGAAACAGAACCTCCTCTGGTCTCTCTAAGCTCTCTCTCCAATACCCTAATACGTGGTCAAAAAAGGGACCGAATCCTCCATGTCCATTGCAAAAACTATCAAAAGCCTCCTCCAAAAGAAGCGGTCCAAGTCCCTCAGGTCTTGTTTTTGAGAGGAAATGCCACGAGGAGATAAAGTTGTCAAAAGGATTCCTGCAAAGATAAACAATTCGACAGCCTGAGTTCTTGATGGAATCCGATATTGATGGATATGGCACATGAGTAGCAAACATTCTAGGGGATGGAAAGGTAGACAGGTCAGGAAGTTGGTTATTTGCGTAAAGCCCAAACTCAAAGAAAGGCACAAGATCATGAGGGTTGACAGAGTTCAAAGGGCTACACGAGGGTGTATATTTAGCACGATTCATAATGGAAAATGCCAAGGCTTTCAACCATGTTGTGCCTGATTTAGGCATGGTGACTAGTATAGTATCTGTTTTCTGTGCTATGAAGTGCTTTTGAAATGCAATGACAGCAGGAATCTGCTTTTCAGGACACCAAAAGCCTTGGTATCGATACACATAACCCGATCGCCATGACTTTTCTTTGGGAAGGGATGACAGGAGGTCAGCAATCTCATCGGTTTCTGCAAGATTGTTGTTTCCGGTGATCATTTGGGTGTCTTCCATGATGTGCACCGTGTACTAAATTAGCTATCCCTAACAGCTTGTCTTTCTTTTGCCGCATTGCTCTCTATTTATAATGACATGGATTAATTATGTACTGGGATCCCCCACGGTTTTTTAAGCGACAAGATCCCTTTTTTCAATGTTAATTTGCACAGAAATATTAAGTTTTATCCTTGatctttctgtttttgttttaaaaacaacctaaaattcttttttgttgttgttgttgttgtaaaactgttatttaattcaatttcaaaataattaacgaTGCATCGGTTGCGCGAGAACATGCAagccaaaac
It encodes the following:
- the LOC7460262 gene encoding cytosolic sulfotransferase 15 — encoded protein: MEDTQMITGNNNSLAETDEIADLLSSLPKEKSWRSGYVYRYQGFWCPEKQIPAVIAFQKHFIAQKTDTILVTMPKSGTTWLKALAFSIMNRAKYTPSCSPLNSVNPHDLVPFFEFGLYANNQLPDLSTFPSPRMFATHVPYPSISDSIKNSGCRIVYLCRNPFDNFISSWHFLSKTRPEGLGPLLLEEAFDSFCNGHGGFGPFFDHVLGYWRESLERPEEVLFLTYEDMKEDINSQMKRLAEFLGCPFSLEEEADGVVEGISKLCSFSNLKDKEINKTGRSLGNLENKILFRRGEVGDWTNYLTPEMVDRLNKIMEQKLAGSGLKFKTGL